A window of the Salvelinus sp. IW2-2015 linkage group LG3, ASM291031v2, whole genome shotgun sequence genome harbors these coding sequences:
- the LOC111952358 gene encoding serine protease HTRA3 isoform X5, with protein sequence MQVLLFATVIYYILNFVGAEPKPKCPERCDVSTCPSPSCAMGYVPDRXNCCLVCAQGESDPCGRKDDLPCGDGLECKHPAGKRLAKGFCQCKLGHKVCGSDGITYGNVCQLKAQSRKALQQGLPAINSVQKGPCEINNNKGTSHPTSPRYKFNFIADVVEKIAPAVVHIELFLRHPLFGRNVPLSSGSGFVMSDTGLIVTNAHVVSSTRPVSGRQQLKVQMHNGDVYEATIKDIDKKSDIATIKVNPLKKLPVLLLGHSADLRPGEFVVAIGSPFSLQNTVTTGIVSTAQRDGKELGIRDSDMDYIQTDAIINYGNSGGPLVNLDGEVIGINTLKVAAGISFAIPSDRITRFLEESMDKQSKEVRSLKKRFIGIKMLTINPALVEELKQQNPDFPDVSSGIYVHEVVPHSPAQKGGIRDGDIIAKLNGRPLLTTADLQGALTEETALLLEVRRGNDDLLFNIQPDVIMQ encoded by the exons ATGCAGGTCCTACTGTTTGCTACGGTTATTTACTATATCYTGAACTTCGTCGGGGCTGAGCCCAAACCAAAATGCCCAGAGCGGTGCGACGTGAGCACTTGCCCCAGCCCTAGCTGCGCGATGGGATACGTTCCAGACCGATGRAACTGCTGCCTGGTTTGCGCCCAGGGAGAAAGCGACCCATGCGGGCGCAAAGATGACCTACCCTGCGGTGATGGACTCGAATGCAAGCACCCGGCCGGAAAGCGGCTAGCCAAGGGCTTTTGTCAGTGCAAATTGGGTCACAAAGTTTGCGGCAGTGACGGCATTACCTATGGGAACGTGTGTCAGCTGAAGGCGCAGAGTAGGAAGGCTCTGCAGCAGGGGCTGCCCGCCATCAACTCGGTCCAGAAGGGACCATGCGAAATCAACAATAACAAAG GTACTTCACACCCCACCAGTCCCAGGTACAAGTTTAACTTCATAGCCGACGTGGTTGAGAAGATTGCGCCGGCTGTCGTCCACATTGAACTTTTCCTCAG GCACCCTCTGTTCGGCCGGAATGTCCCTCTGTCCAGtgggtcaggctttgtgatgtcAGACACAGGTTTGATAGTGACCAACGCCCATGTAGTCTCCAGCACCAGGCCTGTGTCGGGCCGTCAGCAGCTCAAGGTCCAGATGCACAATGGTGACGTCTACGAAGCGACCATCAAGGACATCGATAAGAAGTCAGACATCGCCACCATCAAAGTCAACCCACTG aAAAAGCTCCCGGTGCTGTTGCTAGGCCACTCGGCCGACCTTAGACCTGGTGAGTTTGTGGTTGCCATTGGCAgccccttctctctccagaacACGGTTACCACAGGGATCGTGAGCACTGCACAGAGAGACGGGAAGGAGCTGGGCATCAGAGACTCTGACATGGACTATATACAGACGGACGCCATCATCAAC TATGGAAATTCAGGCGGACCTCTTGTTAACTTG GACGGGGAGGTGATTGGCATCAACACTCTAAAAGTGGCTGCTGGGATCTCCTTCGCCATCCCTTCTGATAGGATCACACGCTTCCTCGAGGAATCCATGGACAAGCAGAGCAAAG AAGTGAGATCATTGAAGAAACGTTTCATTGGAATAAAGATGCTCACCATCAACCCAGC GCTGGTTGAGGAGCTGAAGCAGCAGAACCCAGACTTCCCTGATGTCTCTAGTGGGATCTACGTCCATGAAGTGGTGCCTCACTCTCCTGCACAGAA AGGTGGTATCAGAGACGGCGACATCATCGCGAAGCTGAACGGCCGTCCTCTGCTGACCACAGCTGATCTACAAGGGGCGCTCACGGAGGAGACAGCCCTGCTGCTGGAGGTCAGGAGGGGCAACGACGACCTGCTCTTCAACATCCAGCCCGATGTCATTATGCAGTAA
- the LOC111952358 gene encoding serine protease HTRA3 isoform X1 codes for MQVLLFATVIYYILNFVGAEPKPKCPERCDVSTCPSPSCAMGYVPDRXNCCLVCAQGESDPCGRKDDLPCGDGLECKHPAGKRLAKGFCQCKLGHKVCGSDGITYGNVCQLKAQSRKALQQGLPAINSVQKGPCEINNNKGTSHPTSPRYKFNFIADVVEKIAPAVVHIELFLRHPLFGRNVPLSSGSGFVMSDTGLIVTNAHVVSSTRPVSGRQQLKVQMHNGDVYEATIKDIDKKSDIATIKVNPLKKLPVLLLGHSADLRPGEFVVAIGSPFSLQNTVTTGIVSTAQRDGKELGIRDSDMDYIQTDAIINYGNSGGPLVNLDGEVIGISCDPVPIRNTLLSCLSDCHQDGEVIGINTLKVAAGISFAIPSDRITRFLEESMDKQSKGRPAHPLPSDRTTLFLNESMDKQSKEVRSLKKRFIGIKMLTINPALVEELKQQNPDFPDVSSGIYVHEVVPHSPAQKGGIRDGDIIAKLNGRPLLTTADLQGALTEETALLLEVRRGNDDLLFNIQPDVIMQ; via the exons ATGCAGGTCCTACTGTTTGCTACGGTTATTTACTATATCYTGAACTTCGTCGGGGCTGAGCCCAAACCAAAATGCCCAGAGCGGTGCGACGTGAGCACTTGCCCCAGCCCTAGCTGCGCGATGGGATACGTTCCAGACCGATGRAACTGCTGCCTGGTTTGCGCCCAGGGAGAAAGCGACCCATGCGGGCGCAAAGATGACCTACCCTGCGGTGATGGACTCGAATGCAAGCACCCGGCCGGAAAGCGGCTAGCCAAGGGCTTTTGTCAGTGCAAATTGGGTCACAAAGTTTGCGGCAGTGACGGCATTACCTATGGGAACGTGTGTCAGCTGAAGGCGCAGAGTAGGAAGGCTCTGCAGCAGGGGCTGCCCGCCATCAACTCGGTCCAGAAGGGACCATGCGAAATCAACAATAACAAAG GTACTTCACACCCCACCAGTCCCAGGTACAAGTTTAACTTCATAGCCGACGTGGTTGAGAAGATTGCGCCGGCTGTCGTCCACATTGAACTTTTCCTCAG GCACCCTCTGTTCGGCCGGAATGTCCCTCTGTCCAGtgggtcaggctttgtgatgtcAGACACAGGTTTGATAGTGACCAACGCCCATGTAGTCTCCAGCACCAGGCCTGTGTCGGGCCGTCAGCAGCTCAAGGTCCAGATGCACAATGGTGACGTCTACGAAGCGACCATCAAGGACATCGATAAGAAGTCAGACATCGCCACCATCAAAGTCAACCCACTG aAAAAGCTCCCGGTGCTGTTGCTAGGCCACTCGGCCGACCTTAGACCTGGTGAGTTTGTGGTTGCCATTGGCAgccccttctctctccagaacACGGTTACCACAGGGATCGTGAGCACTGCACAGAGAGACGGGAAGGAGCTGGGCATCAGAGACTCTGACATGGACTATATACAGACGGACGCCATCATCAAC TATGGAAATTCAGGCGGACCTCTTGTTAACTTG GACGGGGAGGTGATCGGTATCAGTTGCGATCCAGTTCCTATTCGTAACACTCTGTTAAGTTGTTTGTCTGACTGCCACCAGGACGGGGAGGTGATTGGCATCAACACTCTAAAAGTGGCTGCTGGGATCTCCTTCGCCATCCCTTCTGATAGGATCACACGCTTCCTCGAGGAATCCATGGACAAGCAGAGCAAAGGTAGGCCCGCACATCCCCTCCCCTCTGATAGGACAACACTCTTCCTCAACGAATCAATGGACAAGCAGAGCAAAG AAGTGAGATCATTGAAGAAACGTTTCATTGGAATAAAGATGCTCACCATCAACCCAGC GCTGGTTGAGGAGCTGAAGCAGCAGAACCCAGACTTCCCTGATGTCTCTAGTGGGATCTACGTCCATGAAGTGGTGCCTCACTCTCCTGCACAGAA AGGTGGTATCAGAGACGGCGACATCATCGCGAAGCTGAACGGCCGTCCTCTGCTGACCACAGCTGATCTACAAGGGGCGCTCACGGAGGAGACAGCCCTGCTGCTGGAGGTCAGGAGGGGCAACGACGACCTGCTCTTCAACATCCAGCCCGATGTCATTATGCAGTAA
- the LOC111952358 gene encoding serine protease HTRA3 isoform X4 yields the protein MQVLLFATVIYYILNFVGAEPKPKCPERCDVSTCPSPSCAMGYVPDRXNCCLVCAQGESDPCGRKDDLPCGDGLECKHPAGKRLAKGFCQCKLGHKVCGSDGITYGNVCQLKAQSRKALQQGLPAINSVQKGPCEINNNKGTSHPTSPRYKFNFIADVVEKIAPAVVHIELFLRHPLFGRNVPLSSGSGFVMSDTGLIVTNAHVVSSTRPVSGRQQLKVQMHNGDVYEATIKDIDKKSDIATIKVNPLKKLPVLLLGHSADLRPGEFVVAIGSPFSLQNTVTTGIVSTAQRDGKELGIRDSDMDYIQTDAIINDGEVIGINTLKVAAGISFAIPSDRITRFLEESMDKQSKGRPAHPLPSDRTTLFLNESMDKQSKEVRSLKKRFIGIKMLTINPALVEELKQQNPDFPDVSSGIYVHEVVPHSPAQKGGIRDGDIIAKLNGRPLLTTADLQGALTEETALLLEVRRGNDDLLFNIQPDVIMQ from the exons ATGCAGGTCCTACTGTTTGCTACGGTTATTTACTATATCYTGAACTTCGTCGGGGCTGAGCCCAAACCAAAATGCCCAGAGCGGTGCGACGTGAGCACTTGCCCCAGCCCTAGCTGCGCGATGGGATACGTTCCAGACCGATGRAACTGCTGCCTGGTTTGCGCCCAGGGAGAAAGCGACCCATGCGGGCGCAAAGATGACCTACCCTGCGGTGATGGACTCGAATGCAAGCACCCGGCCGGAAAGCGGCTAGCCAAGGGCTTTTGTCAGTGCAAATTGGGTCACAAAGTTTGCGGCAGTGACGGCATTACCTATGGGAACGTGTGTCAGCTGAAGGCGCAGAGTAGGAAGGCTCTGCAGCAGGGGCTGCCCGCCATCAACTCGGTCCAGAAGGGACCATGCGAAATCAACAATAACAAAG GTACTTCACACCCCACCAGTCCCAGGTACAAGTTTAACTTCATAGCCGACGTGGTTGAGAAGATTGCGCCGGCTGTCGTCCACATTGAACTTTTCCTCAG GCACCCTCTGTTCGGCCGGAATGTCCCTCTGTCCAGtgggtcaggctttgtgatgtcAGACACAGGTTTGATAGTGACCAACGCCCATGTAGTCTCCAGCACCAGGCCTGTGTCGGGCCGTCAGCAGCTCAAGGTCCAGATGCACAATGGTGACGTCTACGAAGCGACCATCAAGGACATCGATAAGAAGTCAGACATCGCCACCATCAAAGTCAACCCACTG aAAAAGCTCCCGGTGCTGTTGCTAGGCCACTCGGCCGACCTTAGACCTGGTGAGTTTGTGGTTGCCATTGGCAgccccttctctctccagaacACGGTTACCACAGGGATCGTGAGCACTGCACAGAGAGACGGGAAGGAGCTGGGCATCAGAGACTCTGACATGGACTATATACAGACGGACGCCATCATCAAC GACGGGGAGGTGATTGGCATCAACACTCTAAAAGTGGCTGCTGGGATCTCCTTCGCCATCCCTTCTGATAGGATCACACGCTTCCTCGAGGAATCCATGGACAAGCAGAGCAAAGGTAGGCCCGCACATCCCCTCCCCTCTGATAGGACAACACTCTTCCTCAACGAATCAATGGACAAGCAGAGCAAAG AAGTGAGATCATTGAAGAAACGTTTCATTGGAATAAAGATGCTCACCATCAACCCAGC GCTGGTTGAGGAGCTGAAGCAGCAGAACCCAGACTTCCCTGATGTCTCTAGTGGGATCTACGTCCATGAAGTGGTGCCTCACTCTCCTGCACAGAA AGGTGGTATCAGAGACGGCGACATCATCGCGAAGCTGAACGGCCGTCCTCTGCTGACCACAGCTGATCTACAAGGGGCGCTCACGGAGGAGACAGCCCTGCTGCTGGAGGTCAGGAGGGGCAACGACGACCTGCTCTTCAACATCCAGCCCGATGTCATTATGCAGTAA
- the LOC111952358 gene encoding serine protease HTRA3 isoform X3 produces MQVLLFATVIYYILNFVGAEPKPKCPERCDVSTCPSPSCAMGYVPDRXNCCLVCAQGESDPCGRKDDLPCGDGLECKHPAGKRLAKGFCQCKLGHKVCGSDGITYGNVCQLKAQSRKALQQGLPAINSVQKGPCEINNNKGTSHPTSPRYKFNFIADVVEKIAPAVVHIELFLRHPLFGRNVPLSSGSGFVMSDTGLIVTNAHVVSSTRPVSGRQQLKVQMHNGDVYEATIKDIDKKSDIATIKVNPLKKLPVLLLGHSADLRPGEFVVAIGSPFSLQNTVTTGIVSTAQRDGKELGIRDSDMDYIQTDAIINYGNSGGPLVNLDGEVIGINTLKVAAGISFAIPSDRITRFLEESMDKQSKGRPAHPLPSDRTTLFLNESMDKQSKEVRSLKKRFIGIKMLTINPALVEELKQQNPDFPDVSSGIYVHEVVPHSPAQKGGIRDGDIIAKLNGRPLLTTADLQGALTEETALLLEVRRGNDDLLFNIQPDVIMQ; encoded by the exons ATGCAGGTCCTACTGTTTGCTACGGTTATTTACTATATCYTGAACTTCGTCGGGGCTGAGCCCAAACCAAAATGCCCAGAGCGGTGCGACGTGAGCACTTGCCCCAGCCCTAGCTGCGCGATGGGATACGTTCCAGACCGATGRAACTGCTGCCTGGTTTGCGCCCAGGGAGAAAGCGACCCATGCGGGCGCAAAGATGACCTACCCTGCGGTGATGGACTCGAATGCAAGCACCCGGCCGGAAAGCGGCTAGCCAAGGGCTTTTGTCAGTGCAAATTGGGTCACAAAGTTTGCGGCAGTGACGGCATTACCTATGGGAACGTGTGTCAGCTGAAGGCGCAGAGTAGGAAGGCTCTGCAGCAGGGGCTGCCCGCCATCAACTCGGTCCAGAAGGGACCATGCGAAATCAACAATAACAAAG GTACTTCACACCCCACCAGTCCCAGGTACAAGTTTAACTTCATAGCCGACGTGGTTGAGAAGATTGCGCCGGCTGTCGTCCACATTGAACTTTTCCTCAG GCACCCTCTGTTCGGCCGGAATGTCCCTCTGTCCAGtgggtcaggctttgtgatgtcAGACACAGGTTTGATAGTGACCAACGCCCATGTAGTCTCCAGCACCAGGCCTGTGTCGGGCCGTCAGCAGCTCAAGGTCCAGATGCACAATGGTGACGTCTACGAAGCGACCATCAAGGACATCGATAAGAAGTCAGACATCGCCACCATCAAAGTCAACCCACTG aAAAAGCTCCCGGTGCTGTTGCTAGGCCACTCGGCCGACCTTAGACCTGGTGAGTTTGTGGTTGCCATTGGCAgccccttctctctccagaacACGGTTACCACAGGGATCGTGAGCACTGCACAGAGAGACGGGAAGGAGCTGGGCATCAGAGACTCTGACATGGACTATATACAGACGGACGCCATCATCAAC TATGGAAATTCAGGCGGACCTCTTGTTAACTTG GACGGGGAGGTGATTGGCATCAACACTCTAAAAGTGGCTGCTGGGATCTCCTTCGCCATCCCTTCTGATAGGATCACACGCTTCCTCGAGGAATCCATGGACAAGCAGAGCAAAGGTAGGCCCGCACATCCCCTCCCCTCTGATAGGACAACACTCTTCCTCAACGAATCAATGGACAAGCAGAGCAAAG AAGTGAGATCATTGAAGAAACGTTTCATTGGAATAAAGATGCTCACCATCAACCCAGC GCTGGTTGAGGAGCTGAAGCAGCAGAACCCAGACTTCCCTGATGTCTCTAGTGGGATCTACGTCCATGAAGTGGTGCCTCACTCTCCTGCACAGAA AGGTGGTATCAGAGACGGCGACATCATCGCGAAGCTGAACGGCCGTCCTCTGCTGACCACAGCTGATCTACAAGGGGCGCTCACGGAGGAGACAGCCCTGCTGCTGGAGGTCAGGAGGGGCAACGACGACCTGCTCTTCAACATCCAGCCCGATGTCATTATGCAGTAA
- the LOC111952358 gene encoding serine protease HTRA3 isoform X2, which translates to MQVLLFATVIYYILNFVGAEPKPKCPERCDVSTCPSPSCAMGYVPDRXNCCLVCAQGESDPCGRKDDLPCGDGLECKHPAGKRLAKGFCQCKLGHKVCGSDGITYGNVCQLKAQSRKALQQGLPAINSVQKGPCEINNNKGTSHPTSPRYKFNFIADVVEKIAPAVVHIELFLRHPLFGRNVPLSSGSGFVMSDTGLIVTNAHVVSSTRPVSGRQQLKVQMHNGDVYEATIKDIDKKSDIATIKVNPLKKLPVLLLGHSADLRPGEFVVAIGSPFSLQNTVTTGIVSTAQRDGKELGIRDSDMDYIQTDAIINYGNSGGPLVNLDGEVIGISCDPVPIRNTLLSCLSDCHQDGEVIGINTLKVAAGISFAIPSDRITRFLEESMDKQSKEVRSLKKRFIGIKMLTINPALVEELKQQNPDFPDVSSGIYVHEVVPHSPAQKGGIRDGDIIAKLNGRPLLTTADLQGALTEETALLLEVRRGNDDLLFNIQPDVIMQ; encoded by the exons ATGCAGGTCCTACTGTTTGCTACGGTTATTTACTATATCYTGAACTTCGTCGGGGCTGAGCCCAAACCAAAATGCCCAGAGCGGTGCGACGTGAGCACTTGCCCCAGCCCTAGCTGCGCGATGGGATACGTTCCAGACCGATGRAACTGCTGCCTGGTTTGCGCCCAGGGAGAAAGCGACCCATGCGGGCGCAAAGATGACCTACCCTGCGGTGATGGACTCGAATGCAAGCACCCGGCCGGAAAGCGGCTAGCCAAGGGCTTTTGTCAGTGCAAATTGGGTCACAAAGTTTGCGGCAGTGACGGCATTACCTATGGGAACGTGTGTCAGCTGAAGGCGCAGAGTAGGAAGGCTCTGCAGCAGGGGCTGCCCGCCATCAACTCGGTCCAGAAGGGACCATGCGAAATCAACAATAACAAAG GTACTTCACACCCCACCAGTCCCAGGTACAAGTTTAACTTCATAGCCGACGTGGTTGAGAAGATTGCGCCGGCTGTCGTCCACATTGAACTTTTCCTCAG GCACCCTCTGTTCGGCCGGAATGTCCCTCTGTCCAGtgggtcaggctttgtgatgtcAGACACAGGTTTGATAGTGACCAACGCCCATGTAGTCTCCAGCACCAGGCCTGTGTCGGGCCGTCAGCAGCTCAAGGTCCAGATGCACAATGGTGACGTCTACGAAGCGACCATCAAGGACATCGATAAGAAGTCAGACATCGCCACCATCAAAGTCAACCCACTG aAAAAGCTCCCGGTGCTGTTGCTAGGCCACTCGGCCGACCTTAGACCTGGTGAGTTTGTGGTTGCCATTGGCAgccccttctctctccagaacACGGTTACCACAGGGATCGTGAGCACTGCACAGAGAGACGGGAAGGAGCTGGGCATCAGAGACTCTGACATGGACTATATACAGACGGACGCCATCATCAAC TATGGAAATTCAGGCGGACCTCTTGTTAACTTG GACGGGGAGGTGATCGGTATCAGTTGCGATCCAGTTCCTATTCGTAACACTCTGTTAAGTTGTTTGTCTGACTGCCACCAGGACGGGGAGGTGATTGGCATCAACACTCTAAAAGTGGCTGCTGGGATCTCCTTCGCCATCCCTTCTGATAGGATCACACGCTTCCTCGAGGAATCCATGGACAAGCAGAGCAAAG AAGTGAGATCATTGAAGAAACGTTTCATTGGAATAAAGATGCTCACCATCAACCCAGC GCTGGTTGAGGAGCTGAAGCAGCAGAACCCAGACTTCCCTGATGTCTCTAGTGGGATCTACGTCCATGAAGTGGTGCCTCACTCTCCTGCACAGAA AGGTGGTATCAGAGACGGCGACATCATCGCGAAGCTGAACGGCCGTCCTCTGCTGACCACAGCTGATCTACAAGGGGCGCTCACGGAGGAGACAGCCCTGCTGCTGGAGGTCAGGAGGGGCAACGACGACCTGCTCTTCAACATCCAGCCCGATGTCATTATGCAGTAA